The nucleotide window CCAGCGCACGGGCGCCTTTTCACTGGCGAGGTAGTTGGTGTTCATGTTGGCGAGCATGGCAACCTGCGTGTCGAGCAGCGCCATGTCGATGTACTGGCCTACGCCGGTGCGGTCGCGATGGGTGAGGGCGGCCATGATCGCCAGACTCGCGTACATGCCGGTCATCAGGTCGGCAATCGCCACGCCAGCCTTTTGCGGGCCACCGCCGGGCAAGCCGTCACGCTCGCCCGTGATGCTCATGAAGCCGCCAATCCCCTGAATGATGAAGTCGTAACCGGCGCGTGACGCGTGCGGGCCGTTCTGGCCGAAGCCCGTGACTGAGCAGTAGACGAGATCGGGTTTGACCGCTTTGAGCGAGGCGTAGTCCAGACCGTACTTCGCGAGCTGGCCCACTTTGTAGTTCTCGACGACGACATCGCTTTGCGCGGCGAGCGCACGGACGATGGCCTGCCCCTCGGGGCGCGAGATATCCAGCGTGAGCGAGCGCTTGTTGCGGTTTGCCGCGAGGTAGTAGGCGGCTTCGGCGGTATCGTTGCCTTCGGCATCGCGCTGGTAGGGCGGCCCCCAGCTGCGTGTGTCGTCGCCCACGCCGGGACGCTCGACCTTGATCACGTCCGCGCCCAGATCGGCCAGATTCTGCGTGGCCCACGGACCGGCCAGCACACGTGAAAGGTCCAGCACCCGGATATGACTCAGCGCGCCCATCGTTATCTCTCTCCTTGATCGCTTCGCACGGTGACGGCGTGGCACGTCATGTGCGAAACATTGTTTTGCAATGCGGAACTTGTGGCGAAGAGTCTATGGCGGAGTCTCGGCGTCTGACCAGCGCCGTTTCGCACTGCGGTTGGCGCGCCGACGCTGTGTGGGTGCCGATTTCCCGTATAATCAAAAGTTTGCAAAATATCCCGCCAGGCGCAGCCAGCCCGGCCCCCACGCTCTCAAGCACGCTATGAAAGTCGCAGACATTCGGGAAAAATTTCTTAACTTCTTCGAGTCGAAGGGCCACACGATCGTGCGCTCGTCGAGCCTCGTGCCGTCCAATGACCCCACGCT belongs to Pandoraea norimbergensis and includes:
- a CDS encoding CaiB/BaiF CoA transferase family protein produces the protein MGALSHIRVLDLSRVLAGPWATQNLADLGADVIKVERPGVGDDTRSWGPPYQRDAEGNDTAEAAYYLAANRNKRSLTLDISRPEGQAIVRALAAQSDVVVENYKVGQLAKYGLDYASLKAVKPDLVYCSVTGFGQNGPHASRAGYDFIIQGIGGFMSITGERDGLPGGGPQKAGVAIADLMTGMYASLAIMAALTHRDRTGVGQYIDMALLDTQVAMLANMNTNYLASEKAPVRWGNAHPNIVPYQTFQTGDDGWIIVAVGNDGQFRRFVEAGEETALADDVRFATNPARVRHREVLVPILVEMVRKFGKDVWINKLEAAGVPCGPINTLPEVFAHPQVVAREMAIELPHPSGGVARLVASPMKMSETPPVARTAPPTLGQHSDDILRERLGFDDAKITALRETGIV